Proteins found in one Loxodonta africana isolate mLoxAfr1 chromosome 21, mLoxAfr1.hap2, whole genome shotgun sequence genomic segment:
- the ZNF319 gene encoding zinc finger protein 319: MSESWQQPPQTQPQQPQQPQPPQPQHHAEPPPALAEHTLPTGTAENPLGCAVYGILLQPDPGLQPPQHAPLQAAGEPSPKCGVCGHDLAHLSSPHEHQCLAGHDRSFQCTQCLKIFHQATDLLEHQCVQAEQKPFVCGVCKMGFSLLTSLAQHHSAHSSAGGLVKCSICEKTYKPAEAAEPAATAAPALPPAPTVTTAEQTDKPYSCSICQKPFKHLSELSRHERIHTGEKPYKCTLCDKSFSQSSHLVHHKRTHSAERPYKCAVCEKTFKHRSHLVRHMYAHSGEHHLFRCNVCELHFKESSELLQHPCTPSGERPFRCGECQKAFKRPSDLRQHERTHSAERPFKCDLCPMGFKQQYALMRHRRTHKTEEPFKCGLCEKGFGQPSHLLYHQHVHTLETLFKCPVCQKGFDQSAELLRHKCLPGAAERPFKCPVCNKAYKRASALQKHQLAHCAAAEKPLRCTLCERRFFSSSEFVQHRCDPAREKPLKCLDCEKRFKYASDLQRHRRVHTGEKPYKCPNCDKAFKQREHLNKHQGVHAREQQFKCVWCGERFLDVALLQEHSAQHSAAAAAAEGAYQVAACLP; this comes from the coding sequence ATGTCAGAAAGCTGGCAGCAGCCGCCACAGACGCAGCCGCAGCAGCCACAGCAGCCACAGCCTCCACAGCCTCAGCACCATGCAGAGCCACCACCAGCCCTGGCTGAGCACACGCTGCCCACAGGCACGGCCGAGAACCCCCTGGGCTGTGCCGTCTATGGCATCCTCCTGCAGCCTGACCCAGGCCTGCAGCCCCCGCAGCACGCGCCCCTGCAGGCGGCAGGTGAGCCTAGCCCCAAGTGTGGGGTGTGTGGGCACGACCTGGCGCACCTGTCCAGCCCACATGAACACCAGTGCCTGGCGGGCCACGACCGCTCATTCCAGTGTACCCAGTGTCTCAAGATCTTCCACCAGGCCACTGACCTGCTGGAGCACCAGTGTGTGCAGGCGGAACAGAAGCCTTTTGTCTGTGGTGTCTGCAAGATGGGCTTCTCACTGCTCACCTCGCTGGCACAGCACCACAGCGCACACAGCAGTGCCGGCGGCCTGGTAAAATGTTCCATCTGTGAGAAGACCTACAAGCCAGCAGAGGCGGCTGAGCCAGCGGCCACCGCTGCCCCGGCGCTGCCCCCGGCACCTACTGTCACCACTGCTGAACAGACGGACAAGCCCTACAGCTGCTCCATCTGCCAGAAACCCTTCAAGCACCTGTCGGAGCTCTCACGGCATGAGCGGATCCACACGGGGGAGAAGCCGTACAAGTGCACGTTGTGCGACAAGAGCTTCAGCCAATCGTCCCACCTGGTGCACCACAAGCGCACGCACAGCGCCGAGCGGCCCTACAAGTGCGCGGTCTGCGAAAAGACCTTCAAGCACCGCTCTCACCTGGTGCGCCACATGTACGCGCACTCGGGCGAGCACCACCTGTTCCGCTGCAACGTGTGTGAGCTGCACTTCAAGGAGTCGTCGGAGCTGCTGCAGCACCCGTGCACGCCGAGCGGGGAGCGGCCCTTCCGCTGCGGCGAGTGCCAGAAGGCCTTCAAGCGGCCGTCGGACCTGCGGCAGCACGAGCGCACGCACAGCGCCGAGCGGCCCTTCAAGTGTGACCTGTGCCCCATGGGCTTCAAGCAGCAGTACGCGCTGATGCGGCACCGGCGCACGCACAAGACCGAGGAGCCCTTCAAGTGCGGCCTGTGCGAGAAGGGCTTCGGGCAGCCCAGCCACCTGCTCTACCACCAGCACGTACACACCCTCGAGACCCTCTTCAAGTGCCCTGTGTGCCAGAAGGGCTTCGACCAGTCGGCCGAGCTGCTGCGGCACAAGTGCCTGCCCGGCGCTGCCGAGCGGCCCTTCAAGTGCCCTGTGTGCAACAAGGCCTACAAGCGGGCGTCAGCCCTTCAGAAGCACCAGCTGGCCCACTGCGCGGCCGCCGAAAAGCCCCTGCGCTGCACCCTGTGCGAGCGCCGCTTTTTCTCCTCCTCGGAGTTCGTGCAGCACCGCTGTGACCCAGCCCGTGAGAAGCCGCTCAAGTGCCTGGACTGCGAGAAGCGCTTCAAGTACGCGTCCGACCTGCAGCGGCACCGGAGGGTGCACACGGGCGAGAAGCCCTACAAGTGCCCCAATTGCGACAAGGCCTTCAAGCAGCGTGAGCATCTCAACAAGCACCAAGGTGTGCACGCGCGCGAGCAGCAGTTCAAGTGCGTGTGGTGCGGCGAGCGCTTCCTGGACGTGGCTCTGCTGCAGGAGCACAGCGCACAGCACAGCGCAGCTGCCGCAGCCGCCGAGGGCGCCTACCAGGTGGCCGCCTGCCTGCCCTAA